A genomic region of Anas acuta chromosome 2 unlocalized genomic scaffold, bAnaAcu1.1 SUPER_2_unloc_1, whole genome shotgun sequence contains the following coding sequences:
- the LOC137848753 gene encoding microtubule-actin cross-linking factor 1, isoforms 6/7-like isoform X1 produces the protein MAQSDAAGEHLPVCGRPALPPGRDLRWGPGAHAMGNSVSRPSCLGEKSRRSEELLREPQLRDLGLDVGQPPGGSVAETQMGPLEKPPAPVENGWSPAPAAGRSGAGSPVLKRSLSEVAVQNGGAACVPLKGQGEARGAAWTPPRAGAPRSAWSWKPVTTREVTEVTEVTETIVTEIVEVTEYPAGEKGEPLVTRTVTVLTERAGELAAGHADAPEVSLRAVPVPEDVAGTERAQDTLESLLAWVADMEELVSNQKPPSSEVKVAKAQLEEQKLLKRLLEERRPRVEHVLQERAALPGTTAAAPEGSSGLSSLGEKWGKLMQEAEARYGHLERILPAAQSFQEAVDSFQEWLGATERQLAQLWRANGCVSRVQEAHQQTQALCEEIRARLAELEGVLESGQRVLQMVTGEEAQLAQEKMESLRMRYLIVGQSSADTVHRLGQTLEASSRVGTAQEDLALWLGRVEKELASWDSQHGGQEPPVSTSDREKFEQILGSELAHLEGLSERLEAVSQVQLDAQALRSQLSDQKLLSAEILHHRGLAERLLGIADPLLRSCPEPLQQRLEPSVQALRERAEQLFVHSGACAVQLEHAQSLLAQFAEAHAELLPWLEETQAVGVQLSPNAISYEAFKEQQALLQCLREAIAEHRPLMGKLQRVSAQLVELSPEQGAPFQQRWQEAEEQYCRVRERVRQAAAVLEDALPRYSQLTERMDLLLECLERLQSRLQSQPSVRGDTAHLREQIRENSLALGELEKLGVALETVQAQGAELLASMQAANSDAAARGIQERTAQLLSQWGRLRGRCEEQERWLRELLALADRFWHGLSELALTLSDTQQLVLGLEEAGGEPEAIRTRLRTMQALREEIDSLQGELDTLGILGVELMSSCGDPDKPDVTKSLDDLYSSWHSLNKVWTERYARLEEQLQASVSYQETMQRLFEWLDAAELRIAEEFLVGGDLDMVQQQLAELKEFKRELYQCKVDVESLRHQAGPGGQGQGDPPAPLSDFRQRWDRLEEEIVSRQHQLEAALLGLGQFQHQLEELLQWLSHTTEQLQGPTLLRLDLQSCEIELAKHKVLRNDVMSHARTVQSVNEAGQGLLLSSLGDSVEGLQRSLQQLNQRWDVVQSETESRQLELENNLSQVQDITLEITELLQWLEHVELQLFFSKPAWGHPDTTKEKLAAHLELCKEMESKQETYDAVRDRLQRLLGSCRAARPCSTEHSLRILEQKWESVHAEAQERKERLAEGLTVTTEFHGTMQELLRWVAHAEELLSSPAPPSFILDTVTVQIQEHKALVKEANAHGEKLSSLEAVASRLKDFSRKQDGAVIQNLVLTAKERLGKVLQHTAERGATLEEARKRTKQFSESRRLLLDWMDEAEQALEAPQDTATSQEEIKCQLAEHKAFQRELRSKRPVYEATLRSGRALRERARLPEDLQPLEELLGELKERWDALCSRAAERQHKLEEDLLFSGKFTDALQALMDWLYRAEPQLSEDVPVGGDRDLVSDLMDKHKVFQKELGKRASCIKMLKRSVRDLTRGSSSVDSQWLQKQMEELSTRWDLVCKLSVSKQARLEAALRQAEEFHTLVQSFLGRLSESEKTLKYGVFPEEEAAVQECQNQLQELMKSLQCQQLELECITSLGEEILSTSHPDSIITIKSWVTVAKSRFQEVLSWAQQQGERLQAQRASLAAEREEMAQLVDWITAAEEALSLRDQEPLPEEAEQLEELHAQHAVFMEELNRKQPDVEKVTKSCKQKLATELGPPSARRLATRRRSVGKAQGAPAVPLGGLEPQTPLMAQLLHRWQQLWLLALDRQYRLETALQRLRELEEFAHFDFGVWRKRYMQWISQMKSRVLDVFRGIDRDQDGRISQREFIESVLSSKFPTNVLEMNAVASIFDMNGDGFIDYYEFVSTLHPNRDPLRRTADADQIQDEVNRQVAQCNCAKRFQVEQISANRYRFGESQQLRMVRILRSTLMVRVGGGWIALDEFLVKNDPCRVKGRTNLKINEKYLSPDAFGATAAKCAGNQSAPSSKVLSPSRSNSSLSLYSSASAPSSPLARKSVLRRTRSGDRCPRSRGSLLPDGAELQFTAAEESPDVAPPEPPEGSPPERCSPCR, from the exons ATGGCACAAAGCgatgctgctggggagcatCTGCCTGTCTGCGGGCGCCCTGCGCTGCCTCCCG GCCGGGATTTGAGGTGGGGGCCCGGCGCCCACGCCATGGGGAACTCGGTGAGTCGGCCCAGCTGCCTGGGCGAGAAGAGCCGGCGCTCAGAGGAGCTCCTCCGGGAGCCGCAGCTCCGGGACCTGGGGCTGGACGTGGGGCAGCCGCCCGGCGGGAGCGTCGCGGAGACCCAGATGGGGCCGCTGGAGAAGCCGCCGGCGCCGGTGGAGAACGGCTGGAGCCCGGCACCTGCGGCTggccggagcggggccggcagcCCCGTGCTGAAGCGCAGCCTCTCGGAGGTGGCGGTGCAGAACGGGGGCGCAGCCTGCGTCCCGCTcaaggggcagggagaggcgcGGGGCGCAGCCTGGACGCCCCCCCGGGCCGGCGCCCCCCGGAGCGCCTGGTCCTGGAAGCCCGTCACCACGCGGGAGGTGACAGAAGTGACGGAGGTGACGGAGACCATCGTGACGGAGATTGTGGAGGTGACCGAGTACCCGGCCGGCGAGAAGGGCGAGCCCCTGGTCACCCGGACGGTCACGGTGCTGACGGAGCGCGCGGGGGAGCTCGCAGCCGGACACGCGGATGCCCCAGAG GTGTCCCTGCGGGCTGTCCCCGTCCCGGAGGATGTGGCAGGTACGGAGCGAGCCCAGGACACTTTGGAGAGCCTCCTGGCCTGGGTGGCAGACATGGAGGAGCTGGTGAGCAACCAGAAGCCGCCCTCCTCCGAAGTGAAGGTGGCGAAGGcgcagctggaggagcagaag CTCCTGAAGCGGCTGCTGGAGGAGCGGAGGCCCCGTGTGGAGCACGTCCTGCAGGAGCGAGCGGCGCTGCCGGGCACCACGGCAGCAGCACCCGAGGGGAGCAGCGGCCTGTCCAGCCTCGGGGAGAAGTGGGGCAAGCTGATGCAGGAGGCAGAAGCCAG GTACGGCCACCTGGAGCGGATCCTGCCGGCAGCACAGAGCTTCCAGGAAGCCGTGGACTCCTTCCAGGAGTGGCTCGGTGCCACAGAGCGGCAGCTGGCCCAGCTCTGGCGTGCCAACGGCTGCGTCAGCCGCGTGCAGGAAGCCCACCAGCAAACCCAG GCCCTCTGCGAGGAGATCCGCGCCCGGCTGGCGGAGCTGGAAGGAGTCCTGGAGAGCGGGCAGCGGGTCCTGCAGATGGTGACAG GGGAGGAGGCGCAGCTGGCGCAGGAGAAGATGGAATCCCTGAGGATGCGGTACCTCATCGTGGGCCAGAGCAGCGCTGACACCGTGCACCGGCTGGGGCAGACCCTGGAGGCCTCCTCCCGCGTGGGCACTGCCCAGGAGGACCTGGCGCTCTGGCTGGGACGCGTGGAGAAGGAGCTGGCCTCCTGGGACAGCCAGCACGGCGGCCAGGAGCCTCCAGTCAGCACGAGCGACAGGGAGAAG ttTGAGCAGATCCTGGGCTCCGAGCTCGCCCACCTGGAGGGGCTCAGCGAGCGGCTGGAGGCGGTCAGCCAGGTCCAGCTGGACGCGCAGGCGCTCCGCTCGCAGCTCTCGGACCAGAAG ctgctctctgctgagaTCCTGCACCACCGCGGGCTGGCGGAGCGGCTGCTGGGCATCGCGGACCCGCTGCTGAGGTCCTGCCCCGAGCCCCTGCAGCAGCGCCTGGAG CCCTCGGTGCAGGCGCTGCGGGAGCGCGCGGAGCAGCTCTTCGTGCACAGCGGGGCCTGCGCCGTGCAGCTGGAGCACGCACAGTCCCTGCTCGCACAGTTTGCCGAGGCTCACGCCGAGCTCTTGCCGTGGCTGGAGGAGACGCAGGCCGTCGGGGTGCAGCTCTCCCCAAACGCCATCAGCTACGAGGCCTTCAAGGAGCAGCAGGCGCTGCTGCAg TGCCTGCGGGAGGCGATCGCGGAGCACCGGCCCCTGATGGGGAAGCTGCAGCGCGTCTCCGCGCAGCTGGTGGAGCTGAGCCCGGAGCAGGGCGCCCCGTTCCAGCAGCGCTGGCAGGAGGCGGAGGAGCAATACTGCCGCGTCCGCGAGCGTGTGCGCCAGGCGGCCGCTGTGCTGGAGGATGCACTGCCGCGCTACAGCCAG CTGACCGAGCGCATGGACCTGCTGCTGGAGTgcctggagcggctgcagagcCGCCTGCAGAGCCAGCCCTCTGTCCGCGGCGACACGGCCCACCTTCGGGAGCAGATCCGGGAGAACAGCCTGGCCCTGGGCGAGCTGGAGAAGCTGGGGGTGGCCCTGGAGACCGTGCAGGCACAGGGCGCCGAGCTGCTGGCCAGCATGCAGGCAGCCAACTCCGACGCTGCTGCCAGAG GGATCCAGGAGCGGACGGCGCAGCTGCTGTCCCAGTGGGGCCGCCTGCGGGGCCGCTGCGAGGAGCAGGAGCGCTGGCTGCGGGAGCTGCTGGCGCTGGCCGACCGCTTCTGGCACGGCCTCTCGGAGCTGGCCCTGACGCTGAGCGACacccagcagctggtgctgggcctggaggaggctggcGGCGAGCCCGAGGCCATCCGCACGCGGCTCCGCACCATGCAG GCGCTGCGGGAGGAGATTGACTCGCTGCAGGGCGAGCTGGACACGCTGGGCATCCTGGGCGTGGAGCTGATGTCCTCCTGCGGGGACCCCGACAAGCCCGACGTCACCAAGAGCCTGGATGAT CTCTACTCCTCCTGGCACAGCCTGAACAAGGTGTGGACGGAGCGCTACGCCCGCCTCgaggagcagctccaggcctCCGTCAGCTACCAAGAGACCATGCAG CGGCTGTTCGAGTGGCTGGACGCGGCTGAGCTGCGCATCGCGGAGGAGTTCCTCGTCGGTGGGGACCTGGAcatggtgcagcagcagctggcggAGCTGAAG GAGTTCAAGCGGGAGCTCTACCAGTGCAAGGTGGACGTGGAGAGCCTACGGCACCAGGCTGGCCCcggggggcaggggcagggggaccCCCCGGCCCCACTCAGCGACTTCCGACAGCGCTGGGACCGCCTGGAGGAGGAGATCGTCAGCCGCCAG CAccagctggaggcagctctgctgggcctGGGGCAGTTCCAGCaccagctggaggagctgctgcagtggcTGTCCCACACCacggagcagctgcagggccccACGCTGCTGCGCCTCGACCTGCAGAGCTGCGAGATCGAGCTGGCCAAGCACAAG GTGCTGCGGAACGATGTGATGTCCCATGCCCGCACCGTGCAGTCCGTCAACGAGGCCGGGCAGGgcttgctgctctccagcctggGGGACAGCGTGGAGGGGCTGCAgcgcagcctgcagcagctcaaCCAGCGCTGGGACGTGGTGCAGAGCGAGACCGAGAGCcgccagctggagctggagaacAACCTCAGCCAG gtgcaggacaTCACGCTGGAGATcacggagctgctgcagtggctggagcacgtggagctgcagctcttcttCTCCAAGCCGGCGTGGGGCCACCCAGACACCACCAAAGAGAAGCTCGCCGCTCACCTG gagctgtgcaaggAGATGGAGTCCAAGCAGGAGACGTACGACGCCGTGCGGGACCGCCTGCAGCggctgctgggctcctgccGCGCGGCACGGCCCTGCAGCACCGAGCACAGCCTGCGCATCCTGGAGCAGAAGTGGGAGAGCGTCCACGCCGAGGCACAGGAGAGGAag gagcGCCTGGCCGAGGGGCTGACCGTCACCACCGAGTTCCACGGCAccatgcaggagctgctgcgCTGGGTGGCACACGCAGAGGAGCTCCTCAGCTCCCCCGCGCCCCCCAGCTTCATCCTGGACACTGTCACCGTGCAGATCCAGGAGCACAAG GCCCTGGTGAAGGAGGCAAACGCCCACGGGGAAAAGTTGAGCAGCCTGGAGGCCGTGGCGTCGCGCCTGAAGGACTTCAGCAGGAAGCAGGACGGAGCCGTGATCCAGAACCTCGTGCTGACGGCCAAGGAGCGGCTGGGCAAGGTGCTGCAGCACACGGCGGAGCGCGGGGCGACTCTGGAGGAGGCTCGCAAGCGCACCAAGCAG TTCAGCGAGTCCCGGCGGCTGCTCCTGGACTGGATGGACGAGGCGGAGCAGGCCCTGGAGGCGCCGCAGGACACGGCCACGAGCCAGGAGGAGATCAAGTGCCAGCTGGCTGAGCACAAG GCTTTCCAGAGGGAGCTGCGCTCGAAGCGGCCGGTGTACGAGGCCACGCTGCGCAGCGGGAGGGCCCTGCGGGAGAGAGCCCGGCTCCCCGAGGACCTGCAGccgctggaggagctgctgggggagctgaaAGAGCGCTGGGACGCGCTGTGCAGCCGGGCTGCCGAGAG gcagcacaagcTGGAGGAGGACCTGCTCTTCTCAGGCAAGTTCACCGACGCGCTGCAGGCTCTCATGGACTGGTTGTACCGCGCTGAGCCGCAGCTCAGTGAGGACGTGCCCGTCGGAGGGGACCGGGACCTGGTCAGCGACCTGATGGACAAGCATAAG GTCTTCCAGAAGGAGCTGGGCAAGCGAGCCAGCTGCATCAAGATGCTGAAGCGCTCGGTGCGGGACCTGACCcgcggcagcagcagcgtggaCTCCCAGTGGCTGCAGAAGCAGATGGAGGAGCTGAGCACGCGGTGGGACCTGGTCTGCAAGCTCTCCGTCTCCAAGCAGGCCCGGCTGGAGGCTGCGCTCCGGCAG GCAGAGGAGTTTCACACCCTGGTGCAGTCCTTCCTGGGGCGCCTCTCCGAGTCAGAGAAAACCCTCAAGTACGGCGTCTTCCCCGAGGAGGAGGCGGCTGTGCAGGAGTGCCAGAACCAGCTGCAG GAGCTGATGAAGTccctgcagtgccagcagctggagctggagtgcATCACCTCGCTGGGGGAGGAGATCCTCTCCACCAGCCACCCAGACTCCATCATCACCATCAAATCCTGGGTCACCGTCGCCAAGAGCCGCTTCCAGGAG GTGCTGAGCTGGGCGCAGCAGCAGGGCGAGAGGCTGCAGGCCCAGCGGGCCAGCCTGGCGGCCGAGCGGGAGGAGATGGCCCAGCTCGTCGACTGGATCACGGCCGCCGAGGAGGCGCTGAGCCTGCGGGACCAGGAGCCGCTGCCggaggaggctgagcagctggaggagctccaTGCCCAGCACGCG GTGTTCATGGAAGAGCTGAACCGCAAGCAGCCTGATGTGGAGAAGGTCACCAAGAGCTGCAAGCAGAAGCTGGCCACTGAGCTGGGGCCACCATCTGCCCGCAGATTGGCCACAC ggcgCCGCAGCGTGGGGAAGGCGCAGGGCGCTCCGGCAGTGCCACTTGGGGGGCTGGAGCCCCAGACGCCCCTCAtggcccagctcctgcaccgctggcagcagctctggctcctGGCTCTGGACAGGCAGTACCGGCTGGAGACGGCCCTGCAGCGCCTGCGGGAG CTGGAGGAGTTCGCTCACTTCGACTTCGGGGTCTGGAGGAAGCGTTACATGCAGTGGATCAGCCAGATGAAGTCCCGGGTCCTGGATGTTTTCCGTGGCATCGACAGGGACCAGGATGGGCGCATCAGCCAGCGGGAGTTCATCGAGAGTGTCCTCTCCTCCA AGTTCCCCACCAACGTCCTGGAGATGAACGCCGTGGCGAGCATCTTTGACATGAACGGGGACGGCTTCATCGACTACTACGAATTCGTCAGCACCCTGCACCCCAACCGGGACCCGCTGCGCCGGACCGCGGATGCCGACCAGATCCAGGACGAG GTGAACAGGCAGGTGGCCCAGTGCAACTGTGCCAAGCGCTTCCAGGTGGAGCAGATCAGCGCCAACAGGTACCGG TTTGGGGAGTCGCAGCAGCTGCGGATGGTGCGGATCCTGCGCAGCACCCTGATGGTGCGGGTTGGCGGGGGCTGGATTGCTCTGGATGAGTTCCTGGTGAAGAACGACCCCTGCAGAG TGAAGGGCAGGACCAACCTGAAGATCAACGAGAAGTACCTGTCCCCAGATGCCTTCGGGGCCACCGCGGCCAAGTGCGCGGGGAACCAGTCGGCCCCCTCCTCCAAAGTGCTGTCCCCCAGCCGCTCCAACTCCAGCCTCAGCCTCTACAGCAGCgcctcagcccccagcagccccctggcCAGGAAG tcGGTGCTGCGGAGGACGCGCTCTGGGGACCGGTGCCCCCGCTCCCggggctccctgctgcccgACGGGGCCGAGCTGCAGTTCACCGCGGCCGAGGAGAGCCCGGACGTGGCACCCCCAG AGCCGCCTGAGGGGTCCCCCCCAGAGcgctgcagcccctgccgctga